Part of the Bacteriovorax stolpii genome, CCAGCTCTTTTTCATCGTCAGAGTGATAAGACATGTGATCGTTTCCATCGCGGTAGTAGTTCACCAGGACTGAATTAAAGCGCACATTCAAATCATTCTCTAGCTGAGTTTTAAGTTTTAAAAGAACAGGAGTCCAGGGCAAAGCCTGCATGTGGATGTTAGAATAGCTGTATTTTACTCCCGGATCGCCATACCAGGCGGTGAGGCGAGGTTGAGGAAACGTTTTTCCATAAAGAGTGATGGAGTCGTTTCTCCATTTAATGCCTTCGATGACGTCGTCGATTTTAATATCAGAATACTGCTCGAAATACTGGAGAGTTCCGTCTTCAGTAATGATGTCGATAAAGCCTTTAGGCAGAAAGTTCATGACTACTTGTTGTTCTTTTCAAAAAGGTCTGTCTGGATTTGAACTGATTGCTCGTGGATAGAATCGAAGATTTCTTTAATGAAGTCAGGAGAAAGCCCCATCTTTTCAGCTGAGACTAAACGGTCTTTCATCAGTTCTTCAAAACGCCCTTTTTGTAGAGCTGTGATGTTTTGGTTGATTTTTGCAGTCGCGATTTTTTCCACCACTTGCTGTCTTAGTTTCAGCGTGTGGATAAGTTCATTATCCAGGCGGTCGATTTGTTCGCGCAGGTCATTTAACTCTTCAGTATAGTTTTTATCCTGAGAGTATTCTCTCTTTAGTGCAAGAGATGAGATGATGTTTAAAAGTTTTTCTGGAGTCACTTGTTGAGAAGCATCTGACCACGCTTTCTCCGGATCTGGGTGAGTCTCGATGATTAGACCATTCATATCCAGGTCCATCGCTTTTTGGCAGACTTTCTGAACCAGGTCTCTTTTTCCAGTAATGTGAGAAGGATCGCAAAGAAGAGGAAGCTCCGGGAACTTTACTTTCAGTTCCATCGGGATTCTCCAAAGAGGATCATTTCTAAATTCTAATTTTTCAGCGACAGAAAACCCGCGGTGAATAGCAACGAGTTTTGAAATCCCTGCTTGATTCATTCTTTCTAAAGCGCCAATCCATAATTGTAGATCAGCGTTGATTGGGTTTTTTACCATGACAGGAATGTCTACACCCTTAAGAGCGTCGGCAATTTCCTGAACAGAAAATGGGTTGGCCGTCGTGCGAGCACCAATCCATAAAATATCAATTCCTGCTTTTAAACACAGTTCAACGTGTTTTGCAGTCGCCACTTCAGTTGTTGTTAAAAGACCAGTTTCCTTTTTTACTTTTGCCAGCCATGGAAGGGCAAGCTCTCCCAGACCTTCAAAGTTATTTGGACGCGTTCTCGGCTTCCAGATTCCTGCGCGGAAAACTTTTACTGCAGGGATTTCTTTTAATGCATGAGCTGTTCTTAGCACCTGCTCTTCAGATTCAGCAGAACACGGGCCAGCAATAACCAGCGGTGTACCTGGAGCGGGAAGAGGGAGCCATTCATTAAGTGCGTCGATATTCATATATGTCCTTGGGCTGTACCTTACTCCCTTTTTAGGCTAATGTTAAGGGGGCCTGTAATAAGGTTTTTTCTTCTCAAAACGCGGCTAAACCTAAGGAATTTATATGCAAATCACCGATAAAAAAATTGAGGAATACTGTATCTCTAAAAGTAACATTCCGGGAACGGACTGCCTGAAGATCGAAGACTATACAAGGGCAAACGTCCATGGGGCAGGGATGTTGATTGGAAAGATGGAAGCGTCTTTCATTGGTTTTCTTCTGCGTTCAATTAAAGCAAAACGAGTTCTGGAGCTAGGGACTTTCACTGGGTACTCGGCGCTGACGATGGCCGAAAATATGCCGGAAGGATCTGAAATTATCACTGTCGATGTTAACCAGGAAACAGTGAATCTTGCTAAGGACTTTTGGGGAAAATCAGCTCACGGACACAAGATTAAAAGTATTCTTGGACCTGGATTGGAAGTTATCCCGACGTTAACTGGAAAGTTTGATTTTGTTTTCATCGATGCAGACAAAAGAAACTATATTGATTACCTGAAATTGACTGTGCCTATGCTTTCAGAGCATGGAATGATTGTTATCGACAACGTTTTATGGGGCGGACAAGTTCTTCCGGGAAGTGAGTCGACAGGCAGTGACCTGCGCGACCGCAACACTGAGTTCATCCGCGCGGTGAATGACTATATCGCTGGGAATCCTGATCTTTATGGGACATTGATGCCGATTAGAGATGGGATGTTTCTGGTGCAAAAGAAAACTCATTAAAATAAAAAAAGGCCCGTTTGAAGCGGGCCTTTTTTATTACATTACATCGTCTTTAAAATAGGTTTTTTCGGCAGTCACTTTAAGTTTTTTTGTCACAGTATCACAATGTCTACGACGGCATGGGACTTCATAAAACAATTCAATACTTGATTCCTCTTTGTCATTTAAAAGCTCTTCACTAATAACTGGTGAATAAGTATTCATCGCATAATTTGTTAAGTTGACCGTCGCAAGATCACTGGCATTCACAGAGGCCTTGAGAATGTGATCGACTTGTAGTCCGCCGTTTAAAAGGTGCACTTCATATAAGTCAGAAGGTGTTCCAAACAAAAGATAATGATTGGCCTGAGCATTAGGCTTAATAAGCGTGCGTTGGTAGAGAACTTTCACATTGTCCAAAGTGACATTCTCCATAACCACAACACCTTCTTTTTCAAAGTGACCGGCATAAACGTCGCCAACCAGCGCGTGAGGCTTAAGTAAAAAAGCTTCCAGGTCAAAAGGTGCCGGAACGAAAGTTAAAAACTGGCCTTCAGTCATGTGTGAAAGAAGCTTTGTTTTAAGTTCTGCCGATAGAGAGTATTCTAAAACCACCTGCTTGTTGTGGATTTTGTGATACATCGGCAGGTGATACGCCATGAGCTTCTCCTGGCCAAAGAGCACCATTCCGTGTGTCGCTTCAACTGCGTAAGTGTGAAAAGATAGCAAGCAAAGAAAAAGAAAAGATATTAGTACTTTCATTGTTAACCCCCCTTTTGAAAGTAGAGGCAATTTAGCTTTTCATCATTCATTTGATAAATTCATAATAATGATTTATATATGAATATAAATGAGTTTACTTCATCCTAACTTAATCGCATTCATGGCCGTCGTTGAGCGAAAGACTGTTCAAGACGCCGCTAAAAAAATCGGGCTTACCCAAACTGGTGTGACCCAGAGAATCCGAGCCCTGGAAAAAGAGCTGCTGACCACACTTTTTATCCGTTCGCGCTCAGGAATGAAGCTTACGGTTGAGGGAGAGTCCTTACACCGCTACTGCCAGAGTGCTGTGGAGCTGGAAGGGCAATTAGTTTTTGAATCGACTCAGCAGGAGATTGCTCTGACTATCAGCGGGCCTTCGAGCTTGATGCGCTCCCGCGTGATCCCCAATGTTTCGGGCCTGTTGAAAAAATATCCTTTTCTACGTGTGCAATTTGACCTGATGGACCAGCAGTCTGCGGTCCATAAATTAAAAAATGGGACATCCCAAATTGTTTTGGTGCGCAGCCCGAACGTGGCCCTAGAAATGGATTCGCGGATTTTAAGACCTGAGCGCTATATTTTGGTGGGGCCCATGGCCTGGAAAAAGCGCTCGATTAAGGACATTCTTCAAAACGAAACCATTATTGATTTTGACCAAAATGATACGTATACCTTTGATTTCCTAGAGAAATATAGGCTTCAGGACCAGATTCAAAGTTCGCGTCACTACGTCAATAACACCGACGCCCTGGCCTCGATGATTGCCGATGGAGCAGGCTATAGTGTGTTGGCCCAAGAGTTGGCAAGTGAGCTGATTAATCGTAAACTCCTCGTCGATTTACAGCCTGGAAAATTCCTGGATTTAACTGATATTTGCCTTGCGTGGTATCCGCGTCCGGAAATGCCAGCGTACTTCAAAGACATACTCAACGTTTTAAAATAAAGGCCCTGCTCATGAGTGACACTGAAACTAAAAAACCGATAGCTTTAGAAGCTTACGAAAAACTTGCGGAAGCTTTTTCTGAAATTGCTCCGGCCAAAGCAGAAAACGCTTACATCGAACAACCTGCGATGAGAAAAGCAGTAGGGGATGTGCGCGGAAAAAAAATTTTCGAAGCAGGTTGCGGCCCGGGAATTTTAGCAGAGTACTTAGTGCATGAAGGGGCAAAGGTTGTGGGTTTTGATGTAAGCCCTAAAATGATTGACCTGGCAAAAAAACGCGTGCCTGATAATGCAACTTTCTTTGTTGCCGATATGGCCAAGCCTCTGCCTATTGAACAGGATGGACAGTTCGATATGGTCGTGGCGAGTCTGTCAATTGATTATATCGAAGACTGGAGCGTGCCTCTAAGCGAATTTTATCGACTGCTAAAACCAAAAGGAAAATTTGTTTTCACAATCCAACACCCAATTGGGTCTTGGAATTGGTACAAACCAACATCCGCTTTTGGGGTTCAGTATGTAGAAGCCTCGTGGAAGGGTTTTACTGAAGAGCCTGTGATTATGCCGGATTACTACCGTTCTTTTGAAGAAGTGATTAATCCTTTAATTAAGGCCGGGTTTAAAATCCTTAAGGTTGAAGACCTAAAGCCGATAGATGCCCTTCGCACACTAGATCCTTACAAGTTTGGAAAATATTCCAAACTGGCTACATTTATGTGCATTATTGTTGAAAAGGAATAGCGACATTTCATACCAGATTTTATAAAATGGGCTTTAATTCATTATTTTAGGATTCGGTATTTTTCTGGGAGTGGCCCGTGTCAGCTAGGCAGGACGAAAAAAATCTTTCTACGCGCTATAAGTATTTAATGGCGCTCTCAGCATTAGGTGTTGTGTACGGAGATATTGGAACAAGTCCACTCTACGCACTTAAAGAATCATTTCACCACGGCCACAATATTGGCATCACTCACGATAACATCTTCGGAATTCTTTCACTGATTTTCTGGTCATTGATTATCGTTATCTCTATTAAGTATCTTCGTTACGTTTTAAAAGCAGATAATAAAGGGGAGGGAGGAATCCTTGCTCTGACTGCACTGGTAACTCCAAGAACAGATAAGCATGCAACAAAAAGAAAGAACCTGATTCGTTTAGGTCTTTTTGGAACGGCCCTGCTTTACGGTGACGGGATGATCACACCTTCGATCTCAGTTCTTTCTGCGGTAGAAGGGCTTGAACTTATCACGCCGGTTTTTTCTCCATACATTATTCCCATTACCATCGCGATTCTTATTGGTCTTTTCTCTGTTCAGAAGTACGGAACAGATGCCGTGGGAAAAATCTTTGGGCCGTTAACACTGTTTTGGTTTTTAACTCTTGGAGGGTTAGGGATTTTTAACATTATTAAAGAACCATCGGTTCTTATGGCGATGAACCCTTATTACGCGTTTCATTTTTTCATGGAAAATCAGTGGAACGGTTTTTTGGTTTTAGGTTCGGTCTTCCTGGTTGTTACCGGAGGAGAAGCGCTTTATTCAGACTTGGGTCACTTTGGAAGACAGCCGATTCAACGTGCGTGGTTTGCCGTTGTTCTTCCGTGTCTGGTTTTAAACTATTTTGGACAAGGTGCTCTTTTAACTCACAATCCACTTGCTGCTAAAAACCCGTTTTTCTTGATGGCACCAAGCTGGATGTTAACTCCGTTAGTAATCCTGGCAACACTTTCAACGGTTATTGCTTCTCAGGCCTTAATCACCGGGGTTTTCTCGATTACTATGCAAGCGGTGCAGTTGGGGTATATTCCACGCGTTCTTATTGAGCACACTTCAGAAAAAGAATTCGGACAAATTTACGTTAAGAGTATGAACCGCATGTTGATGATAGCGTGTATTCTTCTGGTCTTCTTCTTTAAGACTTCAAGTAACCTTGCCGCTGCTTACGGTATTGCCGTCACCACCACGATGGGGGTAACGACCATCCTGTTTTATCTAGTCGCTAGACAAAAATGGAGATGGAGTAGATGGAAAGCAGGACTTATCTGTGGTTTCTTCTTGATCATCGACCTTTCATTCTGGGGTGCCAACCTGCTTAAAGTTGTCGACGGCGGATGGGTTCCATTAGCGGTTGGGGTTTTCATCTTCGTCATGATGACGACATGGAAAAAAGGAAGAAAACTTCTTGCCCAAAGAATTAGAGATGAAGTTATCCCTCTAAGCCTTTTCTTAGATAAGATCGATACTCAAAGACCTTATAGAAATCCGGGAATTGCTATCTATATGGCAAGCGGATTAAAAGACACGCCGTACGCTTTGATTCAAAGTTACGAGCATTATAAATCAATTCACGAACACCTGATTTTCCTTTCAGTGGTTACAGAAGAAATCCCACAAGTTCCTCAATCAAGACGTGTGGAAGTTAACAGTATCGGACACGGCTGTTATACGGTCTTCGTTCACTATGGATATATGGAAAGACCAAACATTCCTAAAGAGCTTGATGGTCTTCAGATTGGAAACATTCTCCTGAATCCAAATGAAGCGACTTACTTCATTGGAAAAGAAAGGCTGTTTGCTACGGAAAAACCTGGTATGGCCATCTGGCGTGAGAAGCTTTTTGCTTTTCAAACGGCCAATGCTCAGGATGCGACAACATTCTTCCAGCTGCCTAGAAAGCGCGTAATGGAAGTCGGAGTTCAGGTCGAACTCTAAAAGATATTAAGGAGAATCCCTGTGAAAAAATCTCTTCTGTTTATCATGCTTGGGGCCCTGGTTTCATGCGCTTCTGTCGATAGCATTCATAAAAACGCAAACTGTGTTGTCTGGAAAGATCAGCAGTATTGGGGTCCTTATTCAATTGAAGTCGTAGAAAATAAAATCTTCTGGAATGGAAACTGCAAAGGTTATAATTCTGGCTGTAAAGAGCTAAGCCTGAAAGTGGATGAAAATAAAAATCTTCTTTCGGATGAAGCGGTTATCGGAACGATTGCTAACAACGAACTAAAGCTAGCTGAAAAGCATGCTCTGGCGACAATGATTAACTACAACGTGATGTCAGCAAATATGGAAGGAAAGCAGTTGAAAACTCAAACTGCTGCTACTGAACCATTTGTTGATTCATACAAGTTCAACGATAAATGCTCAGCAGAGTCGGCGCTTCTTGGTGGCGTGGCCCTTGATGCCATTTATTTCCTGCAAATTAACAAATAATGAAAACGAGAAAAATTCTCGCTATGGGTGGTGGAGGATTTTCAATGGAGCCGGGCAACCTGCTTCTTGATCAATTCTTCTTTTCGTTGGCAGAAAAACAAAAACCGAACGTTTGCTTCATTGGCACGGCCAGTGGCGATGCCCAAGGTTATGTTGATCGCTTCTATGATTACATGAAAGATCATGATGTCACACCTTCACATCTTTCATTGTTTAAAGCTCCCGTCGGTTCTCTTCGCGATTACGTTCTTTCTAAAGATGTTATTTATGTCGGAGGAGGCAACACTCGAAACTTAATGACTCTTTGGAAAGAGTGGGGACTGGATAAGATTCTTTGGGAAGCTTATAACAACGGTGTGGTTCTTGGAGGGCTTTCGGCCGGAGGTCTTTGTTGGTTTGAAGAAGGTGTGACCGATTCAATTCCTGGAAGCCTGACTAAACTTTCATGTATGAACATACTTAAAGGCTCATTCTGTCCGCACTTTGATGGAGAAGCAGAAAGACGTCCCGCTTATCACAACTTGATTTTAAATGGTCTTAAAAGTGGTTATGCCTGTGATGACAGTGCTGCCGTTTATTTTGAGAATGAAGTTTTTGTGGAGTCGGTGTCTTCGGTGGCAAGTGCTTCGTCATACTATGTGAAAAGTGACGGTGGAAAAGTTCTGGAAGAGAAAATCCCCACTCGTTATTTAGGCAACTAATCTATAAAGCAAAATCGTAACTTATTTCAATGTCGCTTTCTACTCCCTTAACTTTAATCGTTTTAAGGGCGCACGTAGCATCTCCACAAGAAAGATTATACTGACCATTTTCAAATTTAATGCTCTTCCATTTTGTTCTATCCAGCGCTTCATTAAGAATGTTGATTTCTGTTTTATCTACTGCCGGAATAGCTCTTAATTCTCTAAGCGCTTGAATGAAAATGCGTTCAGGTTTTTTTGCATTTAGTTTGCGAGGACGGATAAGAAAAGAAAAAGCGTAATGGGCACAGCCGCCTTTTTTATAGGTGATCACTGTTCCTTTAGGTGTTGTGATTGTTTGAGTGAGGATTTTATTTTTTTGATCTTTATTAACGGGAGTGATGTTTTGATAAAGCTTCGGGTTTTGATCGAAGATACTTTTAGCATCGGCAAAGTTGTAAGTGCAGTGATCTTCGGCAGCATAAAGCGCAAGAGACAGCGACAAGAACAGTAAGATTAGTAAGTACTTCATCGGATTCCCTCAGTTTGATTGACACCAATATAGACTATAAGAGTTTTCTTTAGGTGCAAATCCTACAGACTCATAAATTCTGGCCGCATGGTAATCCGGGTCTGCTTCCATGCAAAGGGTTTTAACTCCCCAGTGCTCCAGAGCGTATTTACCACTTTCATAGACTAGGGTTCCACATGCCCCCATTCCTCTGTAATCCTGATGAGTGACGACACTTTGATAGCGGGCCAGGTCACCTTCAAAGTAAATACCCAAATCAGCAATCAGAAGATCTCCTTTAAAAGCCCCAAAGCGTCCACCGCGGTTATCTTTAATGAGCTTTTGATAAGATTCATCCTGGTTGCGTTTGAATTCTTTAAAGTCTTCATAAGAGTGTTTTGGGTCGCGGGTGATTGTTTGTAGCTCCAGCGCCTGATCCCAGTCTGATGCGGAAGTGAGAAGCCTGATAGTGAGGTCATTGTTGTAATGCTTGGGAGCAATAACTGAAGTCGCTTGAAGCGAAACTGATTTTTCCAGCGAGAAGCCGTAACTTAAATACTCCACGCTCTCTGGTTCCGCATTCTGATCCCAGGCAAAAACATAATGCTTGAAAGTTTTATAGTGAGAGAATTCGCGCTGGAAAATATTCATCCAGTTAACGATGTCGCCA contains:
- a CDS encoding alpha-ketoglutarate-dependent dioxygenase AlkB family protein, which gives rise to MNFLPKGFIDIITEDGTLQYFEQYSDIKIDDVIEGIKWRNDSITLYGKTFPQPRLTAWYGDPGVKYSYSNIHMQALPWTPVLLKLKTQLENDLNVRFNSVLVNYYRDGNDHMSYHSDDEKELGPNPTIASLSFGETRSFQLKHKFDLEKKTVIIPITDGSLVVMKDELQHFWQHKISKTKKIIGPRVNLTFRMIY
- a CDS encoding chorismate mutase: MNIDALNEWLPLPAPGTPLVIAGPCSAESEEQVLRTAHALKEIPAVKVFRAGIWKPRTRPNNFEGLGELALPWLAKVKKETGLLTTTEVATAKHVELCLKAGIDILWIGARTTANPFSVQEIADALKGVDIPVMVKNPINADLQLWIGALERMNQAGISKLVAIHRGFSVAEKLEFRNDPLWRIPMELKVKFPELPLLCDPSHITGKRDLVQKVCQKAMDLDMNGLIIETHPDPEKAWSDASQQVTPEKLLNIISSLALKREYSQDKNYTEELNDLREQIDRLDNELIHTLKLRQQVVEKIATAKINQNITALQKGRFEELMKDRLVSAEKMGLSPDFIKEIFDSIHEQSVQIQTDLFEKNNK
- a CDS encoding O-methyltransferase — encoded protein: MQITDKKIEEYCISKSNIPGTDCLKIEDYTRANVHGAGMLIGKMEASFIGFLLRSIKAKRVLELGTFTGYSALTMAENMPEGSEIITVDVNQETVNLAKDFWGKSAHGHKIKSILGPGLEVIPTLTGKFDFVFIDADKRNYIDYLKLTVPMLSEHGMIVIDNVLWGGQVLPGSESTGSDLRDRNTEFIRAVNDYIAGNPDLYGTLMPIRDGMFLVQKKTH
- a CDS encoding LysR family transcriptional regulator; this translates as MSLLHPNLIAFMAVVERKTVQDAAKKIGLTQTGVTQRIRALEKELLTTLFIRSRSGMKLTVEGESLHRYCQSAVELEGQLVFESTQQEIALTISGPSSLMRSRVIPNVSGLLKKYPFLRVQFDLMDQQSAVHKLKNGTSQIVLVRSPNVALEMDSRILRPERYILVGPMAWKKRSIKDILQNETIIDFDQNDTYTFDFLEKYRLQDQIQSSRHYVNNTDALASMIADGAGYSVLAQELASELINRKLLVDLQPGKFLDLTDICLAWYPRPEMPAYFKDILNVLK
- a CDS encoding class I SAM-dependent methyltransferase; translated protein: MSDTETKKPIALEAYEKLAEAFSEIAPAKAENAYIEQPAMRKAVGDVRGKKIFEAGCGPGILAEYLVHEGAKVVGFDVSPKMIDLAKKRVPDNATFFVADMAKPLPIEQDGQFDMVVASLSIDYIEDWSVPLSEFYRLLKPKGKFVFTIQHPIGSWNWYKPTSAFGVQYVEASWKGFTEEPVIMPDYYRSFEEVINPLIKAGFKILKVEDLKPIDALRTLDPYKFGKYSKLATFMCIIVEKE
- a CDS encoding potassium transporter Kup, with product MSARQDEKNLSTRYKYLMALSALGVVYGDIGTSPLYALKESFHHGHNIGITHDNIFGILSLIFWSLIIVISIKYLRYVLKADNKGEGGILALTALVTPRTDKHATKRKNLIRLGLFGTALLYGDGMITPSISVLSAVEGLELITPVFSPYIIPITIAILIGLFSVQKYGTDAVGKIFGPLTLFWFLTLGGLGIFNIIKEPSVLMAMNPYYAFHFFMENQWNGFLVLGSVFLVVTGGEALYSDLGHFGRQPIQRAWFAVVLPCLVLNYFGQGALLTHNPLAAKNPFFLMAPSWMLTPLVILATLSTVIASQALITGVFSITMQAVQLGYIPRVLIEHTSEKEFGQIYVKSMNRMLMIACILLVFFFKTSSNLAAAYGIAVTTTMGVTTILFYLVARQKWRWSRWKAGLICGFFLIIDLSFWGANLLKVVDGGWVPLAVGVFIFVMMTTWKKGRKLLAQRIRDEVIPLSLFLDKIDTQRPYRNPGIAIYMASGLKDTPYALIQSYEHYKSIHEHLIFLSVVTEEIPQVPQSRRVEVNSIGHGCYTVFVHYGYMERPNIPKELDGLQIGNILLNPNEATYFIGKERLFATEKPGMAIWREKLFAFQTANAQDATTFFQLPRKRVMEVGVQVEL
- a CDS encoding peptidase E; the protein is MKTRKILAMGGGGFSMEPGNLLLDQFFFSLAEKQKPNVCFIGTASGDAQGYVDRFYDYMKDHDVTPSHLSLFKAPVGSLRDYVLSKDVIYVGGGNTRNLMTLWKEWGLDKILWEAYNNGVVLGGLSAGGLCWFEEGVTDSIPGSLTKLSCMNILKGSFCPHFDGEAERRPAYHNLILNGLKSGYACDDSAAVYFENEVFVESVSSVASASSYYVKSDGGKVLEEKIPTRYLGN
- a CDS encoding GNAT family N-acetyltransferase produces the protein MKLNSLSLRTNMIFARNESEIIERESYIVVKTLSNPTFHWGNYLIFKKAPVDGDIVNWMNIFQREFSHYKTFKHYVFAWDQNAEPESVEYLSYGFSLEKSVSLQATSVIAPKHYNNDLTIRLLTSASDWDQALELQTITRDPKHSYEDFKEFKRNQDESYQKLIKDNRGGRFGAFKGDLLIADLGIYFEGDLARYQSVVTHQDYRGMGACGTLVYESGKYALEHWGVKTLCMEADPDYHAARIYESVGFAPKENSYSLYWCQSN